From the Thermococcus guaymasensis DSM 11113 genome, one window contains:
- a CDS encoding tRNA uridine(34) 5-carboxymethylaminomethyl modification radical SAM/GNAT enzyme Elp3, with amino-acid sequence MEDNFRKAVEELARLVISGEIKTREELNRYKIAVSRKYRLSKIPGNSDILKAIPEERREEFRDLLKRKPTRTISGVAVVAMMTKPFPCPHGRCIYCPGGPAVGSPQSYTGREPSALRAIQSAYHPYIIMMRRLKQLTDIGHDVDKVEVIIQGGTFPAVDLDYQEWFVKCAFKAMNDFPHFKDIENLEEKLIRLIVKKDESVFEEDPKFREAWLKTHSKPYYYLEDEQRKNERAKVRMVGLTIETRPDWAFERHIDRMLKLGTTRVELGVQTVFNFIHERTRRGHGVEEIVRATQLLRDAGLKINYHIMPGLPGSNFERDLYTFHTIFEDPRFRPDMLKIYPTLVTRDAPLYRWWKEGKYRPYRTEEAVELLVEAYKLFPKWVRVMRIQRDIPVQLIVDGVKHSNLGQLVFNELIRRGIRPREIRFREVGHMMEKFGIQPEVEHIRLLREDYEAAGGKEIFLSFEDTKNDILIGFLRLRIPSERAHRKEINCCPSAIVRELHVYGPLVPIGGKPKYEWQHRGYGRELLAEAERIAREEFDVKKMLVISGVGVREYYRKFGYRKNGPYVAKRLDRGYADYKKSKEFDAHLNT; translated from the coding sequence ATGGAGGATAACTTCCGGAAGGCCGTCGAGGAGCTTGCGAGACTCGTGATAAGCGGCGAGATAAAGACCCGCGAGGAGCTTAACAGGTACAAGATAGCCGTGTCCAGGAAGTATCGCCTCTCAAAGATTCCCGGTAATTCTGACATTCTCAAGGCCATTCCCGAAGAGAGAAGGGAGGAGTTCAGGGATTTGCTGAAGAGGAAGCCGACGAGGACGATAAGCGGTGTCGCTGTCGTCGCCATGATGACAAAGCCCTTCCCCTGCCCCCACGGGCGCTGTATCTACTGCCCCGGCGGGCCGGCAGTGGGTTCGCCTCAAAGCTACACCGGGAGAGAGCCTTCCGCCCTGAGGGCAATCCAGAGCGCCTACCATCCATACATCATCATGATGCGCAGGTTAAAGCAGCTCACCGACATAGGCCACGACGTGGACAAGGTCGAGGTTATAATTCAGGGCGGGACTTTTCCAGCGGTTGACCTGGACTACCAGGAGTGGTTCGTCAAGTGCGCCTTCAAGGCGATGAACGACTTTCCGCACTTTAAGGATATAGAAAACCTCGAAGAGAAGCTGATAAGGCTGATAGTGAAGAAGGACGAGTCCGTTTTTGAGGAAGACCCTAAGTTCCGCGAGGCCTGGCTTAAAACGCACTCAAAGCCCTACTACTACCTCGAAGACGAGCAGAGGAAGAACGAGAGGGCAAAGGTGAGGATGGTCGGCCTAACCATAGAGACCCGTCCGGACTGGGCATTCGAGAGGCACATAGACAGAATGCTCAAGCTGGGAACTACGCGCGTTGAGCTTGGCGTCCAGACGGTTTTCAACTTCATCCACGAGAGGACGAGGCGCGGTCACGGCGTCGAGGAGATAGTTAGAGCTACACAGCTTCTCCGCGATGCCGGGTTGAAGATAAACTACCACATAATGCCCGGTCTGCCGGGGAGCAACTTCGAGCGCGACCTCTACACCTTCCACACAATCTTTGAAGATCCGCGTTTCAGGCCTGACATGCTCAAGATATACCCGACGCTCGTTACGAGGGACGCCCCCCTCTACCGCTGGTGGAAAGAGGGCAAATACCGCCCCTACCGCACGGAGGAGGCCGTGGAGCTCCTCGTCGAGGCCTACAAGCTCTTCCCGAAGTGGGTCCGCGTCATGAGAATTCAGCGCGACATTCCAGTCCAGCTCATCGTTGACGGTGTCAAGCACTCCAACTTGGGCCAGCTTGTATTCAACGAGCTCATCAGGCGGGGCATAAGGCCGAGAGAGATTAGGTTTAGAGAAGTCGGCCACATGATGGAGAAGTTTGGAATCCAGCCGGAAGTTGAGCACATCAGGCTCCTCCGCGAGGACTACGAGGCGGCTGGCGGAAAGGAGATTTTCCTCAGCTTTGAAGATACCAAGAACGACATCCTCATAGGCTTCCTCCGCCTGAGGATTCCGAGCGAGAGGGCCCACAGGAAGGAGATAAACTGCTGTCCTTCAGCCATAGTCAGGGAGCTCCACGTTTACGGCCCGCTCGTGCCGATAGGCGGAAAGCCGAAGTACGAGTGGCAGCACCGCGGCTACGGAAGGGAGCTGCTGGCAGAGGCCGAGAGAATAGCGAGGGAGGAGTTCGACGTTAAGAAAATGCTCGTCATAAGCGGCGTTGGGGTCAGGGAGTACTACAGGAAGTTCGGCTACAGAAAGAACGGGCCCTATGTTGCAAAGAGGCTCGACAGGGGCTACGCCGATTACAAAAAGAGTAAAGAATTCGACGCCCACCTGAACACGTGA
- a CDS encoding YkgJ family cysteine cluster protein, whose protein sequence is MRFKPRPFNEPAGFRCLYCLDCCRGRHIYLTLKDIERIARAGHDPQDFVTFSIEGDKVRFVLAVREWDLGCVFHDPETGKCTIHKVRPLICRIYPFMVSRKPLGVEGEKPFHYKGKELWLYYDESCPGVNADEPETMITPEEIAELGLEFEEEFERTDIEGFAELLAGLEG, encoded by the coding sequence ATGCGCTTCAAACCGAGACCCTTCAACGAACCCGCTGGCTTCCGCTGTCTCTACTGCCTCGACTGCTGCAGGGGGAGGCACATCTACCTGACCCTGAAGGATATAGAGAGAATTGCTAGGGCCGGCCATGACCCTCAGGACTTCGTGACGTTTTCCATTGAGGGCGACAAGGTGCGCTTCGTCCTCGCCGTGAGGGAGTGGGATTTGGGCTGCGTTTTCCACGACCCCGAGACCGGGAAGTGCACAATCCACAAAGTTAGGCCTCTCATATGCCGCATCTATCCTTTCATGGTCTCAAGAAAGCCCCTCGGAGTTGAGGGCGAGAAACCGTTCCACTACAAGGGCAAAGAGCTATGGCTCTACTACGACGAGAGCTGTCCCGGAGTAAACGCCGACGAGCCTGAAACAATGATAACACCGGAGGAGATAGCAGAGCTTGGCCTTGAGTTTGAAGAAGAGTTTGAGAGAACCGATATAGAGGGCTTTGCGGAGCTTTTGGCGGGGCTCGAAGGCTAA
- a CDS encoding PUA domain-containing protein, with the protein MSEELRYRRASAWEYDLILREAEKYGELEHHFFAVVEGKFRDVYAVNERVWAELEGLKIKPYAYGTFVGTIKVDRNLVEKFYPNVEFFYFVKVEKNYAVLSPKAGFLFTTGKDVPRSGVRKYVWQGTKKLVIYDENGVILGIGRINPESSRKFILNVTDIGEFLRRRR; encoded by the coding sequence ATGAGCGAGGAACTCCGCTACCGCCGTGCCTCCGCATGGGAGTACGACCTCATACTCCGCGAGGCCGAGAAGTACGGTGAGCTTGAGCACCACTTCTTTGCCGTCGTTGAGGGCAAGTTTAGGGACGTTTACGCCGTCAACGAAAGGGTATGGGCCGAGCTTGAGGGCCTAAAAATCAAACCCTACGCCTATGGGACGTTTGTGGGCACGATAAAGGTCGATAGGAACCTCGTGGAGAAGTTCTATCCCAACGTCGAGTTCTTCTACTTCGTGAAGGTTGAGAAGAACTACGCAGTTCTGAGCCCAAAGGCAGGCTTCCTCTTCACCACTGGAAAAGACGTACCGAGGAGCGGCGTCCGAAAATACGTCTGGCAGGGGACGAAGAAGCTGGTAATATACGACGAGAACGGCGTTATCCTCGGCATCGGCAGGATAAACCCTGAAAGCAGCCGGAAGTTCATTCTCAACGTTACTGACATCGGGGAGTTTTTGAGGAGGAGGCGCTGA
- a CDS encoding KaiC domain-containing protein — MVRKVKTGIPGMDEILHGGIPERNAVLLSGGPGTGKTIFSQQFLWNGLQMGEPGIYVALEEHPVQVRQNMAGFGWDVRKYEEEGLFAMVDAFTAGIGKSKEYEKYIVHDLTDIREFIDVLRMAVKDLGAKRVVIDSVTTLYINKPAMARGIVMQLKRVLAGLGVTSILVSQISVGERGFGGPGVEHGVDGIIRLDLDEIDGELKRSLIVWKMRGTSHSMRRHPFDITDRGIVVYPDKVLKRKTVVEVE; from the coding sequence ATGGTCAGGAAAGTCAAGACTGGGATTCCCGGAATGGACGAAATTCTCCACGGGGGAATCCCCGAGAGAAACGCTGTTCTTCTCAGCGGCGGGCCGGGAACAGGAAAGACGATATTCAGCCAGCAGTTCCTCTGGAACGGCCTCCAAATGGGTGAGCCCGGCATCTACGTTGCCCTTGAGGAGCACCCGGTTCAGGTAAGGCAGAACATGGCCGGGTTCGGCTGGGACGTCAGGAAGTACGAGGAAGAGGGTCTCTTCGCGATGGTCGATGCCTTCACCGCTGGGATAGGCAAGAGCAAGGAGTACGAGAAGTACATCGTCCACGACCTGACCGACATAAGGGAGTTCATAGACGTCCTCAGGATGGCCGTTAAAGACCTTGGCGCCAAGCGCGTTGTTATCGACTCCGTCACGACGCTCTACATCAACAAGCCGGCGATGGCGAGGGGCATCGTCATGCAGCTCAAGCGTGTTCTAGCTGGCCTCGGAGTCACGAGCATCCTCGTGAGCCAGATAAGCGTTGGCGAGCGCGGGTTCGGCGGGCCCGGCGTCGAGCACGGCGTTGACGGCATAATAAGGCTCGACCTTGACGAGATTGACGGCGAGCTCAAGCGCTCGTTAATAGTCTGGAAGATGCGCGGAACGAGCCACAGTATGAGGAGGCACCCGTTCGATATCACCGACAGGGGAATCGTCGTTTATCCGGACAAAGTTCTCAAGAGGAAGACCGTTGTTGAGGTTGAGTGA
- the speD gene encoding adenosylmethionine decarboxylase: METIGFHYVVEAAGCDPEVLGNADKIRQIFLEAAKVGNMEVKSSYFFKFSPTGVSGVVIVAESHISVHTWPEKGYAALDVYTCGTKADPEKAVDYILEQFKAKYAHVSEIKRGIEEDDDTFTHMIMTWEEALRRNGNGGG; this comes from the coding sequence ATCGAGACTATAGGGTTCCACTACGTTGTTGAGGCAGCTGGCTGTGATCCTGAGGTGCTCGGTAACGCTGATAAGATAAGGCAGATATTCCTTGAGGCGGCGAAGGTCGGCAACATGGAAGTCAAATCCAGCTACTTCTTCAAGTTCTCACCGACTGGCGTTAGTGGTGTCGTTATCGTCGCCGAGAGCCATATCTCAGTCCACACCTGGCCGGAGAAGGGTTATGCTGCCCTCGATGTTTACACCTGCGGCACTAAGGCTGACCCGGAGAAGGCAGTCGATTATATCCTTGAGCAGTTCAAGGCAAAGTACGCCCATGTTAGTGAGATAAAGCGCGGCATAGAAGAGGACGACGACACCTTCACCCACATGATAATGACATGGGAAGAGGCCCTGAGAAGAAATGGGAACGGAGGAGGGTAA
- a CDS encoding protein translocase subunit SecF, translated as MGTKKQKTNKKPSDKVLETKRKRLSFLAKMEPRKMILYPLVVFLLAALILALHPPEKGIDLKGGVVITVYQVSASPDELESYVEEKTGINVRAEEFKDPVTGLSGIRLYAPAGSDYGKISDVIQSKYKDADIIPRVVDPTFGEIAQKQGIKAIIYAFLGMAVVVFLFFRDPVPSGTIIFSAFSDMLIALAMMGILGIELTTATIAALLMLIGYTVDSNILLTTRLLRRKEDTVEDAYLSAVSTGFTMSTTTLGALIILWLVSTSEVIDSITIVLIFGLLADFMNTWIFNAGVLRWYIASPYKFTIKLRRGK; from the coding sequence ATGGGAACCAAAAAGCAGAAAACCAATAAGAAACCCTCCGATAAGGTACTCGAAACAAAGAGGAAGCGGCTTTCATTCCTTGCAAAGATGGAGCCGCGAAAAATGATACTCTACCCGTTGGTGGTGTTTCTGCTGGCCGCACTGATTCTGGCCCTCCACCCTCCGGAGAAGGGCATCGACCTGAAGGGTGGCGTGGTTATAACAGTCTACCAAGTTTCCGCATCTCCTGACGAGCTTGAAAGCTACGTTGAGGAGAAAACCGGAATAAATGTTAGAGCAGAGGAATTCAAGGACCCCGTGACAGGTCTATCTGGGATTAGGCTCTACGCCCCAGCGGGTTCGGATTATGGTAAAATCTCAGACGTCATACAATCGAAATACAAAGACGCGGACATAATCCCCAGAGTTGTCGACCCAACCTTCGGAGAGATAGCACAAAAGCAGGGAATTAAGGCAATAATCTACGCGTTCCTCGGAATGGCCGTGGTAGTCTTCCTGTTCTTCAGAGACCCTGTTCCGTCAGGCACTATTATCTTCTCTGCCTTCTCCGATATGCTCATAGCGCTTGCGATGATGGGAATCCTTGGCATAGAACTAACCACCGCGACGATAGCGGCGCTCTTAATGCTCATAGGTTATACCGTTGACAGCAACATCCTCCTGACTACCAGGCTGCTCAGGAGAAAGGAAGACACCGTGGAGGACGCGTATCTTTCTGCGGTTTCGACGGGGTTCACAATGAGCACCACCACACTGGGCGCACTCATTATCCTCTGGCTCGTCTCGACTTCAGAAGTTATAGATAGTATAACCATCGTCCTCATCTTCGGCCTGCTAGCCGACTTCATGAACACTTGGATTTTCAACGCCGGTGTGTTGAGGTGGTACATAGCCAGTCCTTACAAGTTCACCATAAAACTTAGGAGGGGTAAGTGA
- a CDS encoding preprotein translocase subunit SecD, producing MARKKGVKALILNWRVILLILFLIGSIASISTRGLTYGIDIGGGVALVAEPEKSVSKDTLNGIMTSLQNRLNTFGVKDITIEAQHDPETGQSLIVVKVANVTLDEAKQIKDLIESQGVLYMEFNGVVFATGADITVYSSNYGLNLDPRYGGCPTCWYVGFELSGKAQNKFKEIAAGKLGWPVDIYLDPPVNSLMVVSDRVYNEMQDFLGEPESGTGTPKPLVQRISEAFNITVIKYENQSAEEIVENATALGKDKIVFADVPEEIYSEVKDLVVSKDLDLRVSYYTPYQGEDLKDFVKRTLNLYGPYVLHFDPAEGGSNGLQLSGSAPTKEEALQEAKKIYSVLRSGSLTVKLHVVNEEYISPTLGASFKKQAIIAGIGALIAVLLIVYFHYRRWKIAIPVASTSLFEVIIILGIAALIRWNLDLPSIAGIIAAIGTGVDQQVVITDELLGGTSGGVTRRMSTLRRMARAFFVIFASAATTIVAMSFLLVYFVGTLKGFAVTTILGVLVGVFITRPAYAEIAKYLLSLE from the coding sequence ATGGCCCGAAAAAAAGGTGTTAAAGCTTTGATACTCAACTGGAGGGTTATCCTTCTCATACTCTTCCTAATCGGCTCTATAGCCTCAATTTCAACAAGGGGATTAACGTATGGTATAGACATAGGGGGAGGAGTTGCCCTCGTGGCAGAGCCCGAGAAATCCGTCAGCAAAGATACCCTAAACGGCATAATGACCTCCCTCCAGAACAGGCTGAACACATTCGGCGTCAAGGACATCACAATCGAGGCCCAGCATGACCCAGAAACCGGCCAGAGTCTCATCGTGGTTAAGGTCGCCAACGTCACCCTCGATGAAGCCAAGCAGATAAAAGATCTGATAGAGAGCCAGGGTGTCCTCTACATGGAGTTCAACGGAGTGGTTTTCGCAACGGGTGCCGACATTACAGTCTACTCGAGTAATTACGGTCTAAATCTGGATCCCCGCTATGGAGGTTGCCCTACCTGCTGGTACGTTGGGTTCGAGCTGTCCGGAAAGGCACAGAACAAGTTCAAGGAAATTGCGGCTGGTAAGTTGGGATGGCCGGTTGATATTTACCTTGACCCGCCGGTGAACTCGCTCATGGTTGTCTCGGACAGGGTTTACAACGAGATGCAGGACTTCTTGGGTGAGCCGGAGTCTGGGACGGGGACTCCAAAGCCCCTTGTCCAGAGGATCAGCGAGGCGTTTAACATCACCGTCATTAAATACGAAAACCAGAGTGCTGAGGAAATCGTTGAGAACGCTACAGCATTGGGCAAGGACAAGATTGTTTTTGCGGACGTCCCGGAGGAGATTTACAGCGAAGTCAAGGACTTGGTTGTCTCAAAGGATTTGGACTTGAGGGTCTCTTATTACACTCCATACCAGGGCGAGGATTTGAAAGACTTCGTCAAAAGAACCCTCAACCTCTACGGACCTTATGTGCTGCACTTCGACCCAGCAGAGGGAGGCAGCAATGGACTCCAGCTCAGCGGGAGTGCTCCCACAAAGGAGGAAGCCCTGCAGGAAGCTAAAAAAATTTACAGTGTTCTAAGGAGCGGTTCCCTCACAGTGAAGCTCCATGTAGTCAACGAGGAGTACATCTCCCCAACCCTAGGAGCCAGCTTCAAGAAGCAAGCGATTATAGCGGGAATCGGCGCGCTGATAGCGGTTCTCCTCATTGTCTACTTCCACTACAGGCGCTGGAAGATCGCCATACCAGTTGCGAGCACGAGCCTCTTTGAGGTCATCATAATCCTCGGAATAGCTGCTCTGATACGGTGGAACCTCGACCTTCCGAGTATCGCCGGTATCATAGCCGCGATCGGTACCGGGGTTGACCAGCAGGTCGTTATTACCGACGAACTGCTCGGTGGCACCTCTGGTGGCGTTACAAGAAGGATGAGCACCCTTCGCAGAATGGCAAGGGCCTTCTTCGTCATATTCGCATCGGCAGCAACTACCATAGTGGCCATGAGCTTCCTGTTGGTTTACTTCGTTGGAACGCTCAAGGGCTTCGCGGTTACGACAATACTCGGTGTCCTCGTAGGTGTCTTTATCACGAGACCTGCCTACGCCGAGATAGCCAAATACCTCCTCTCGCTTGAGTGA
- a CDS encoding potassium channel family protein: MFVVIMGAGRVGYLVAKMLEESGHDVTIIEQDRRRAQDLSLEINGLVIQGDATDPKTLEEANIKQAHAFAALTGKDDANILACILAKNLNPNIYTALRISNPKNKRIFERVEDLKKYFNFIISPEEIAAEYISRNLSTPGFDRVLFPREGAEIVRFEITPQSWVAGKAVRELGLPKDALIVAVYDKKGNLMIPSGDTKLPEEGSIIIFAKAGVLDKVKELFEKTK, from the coding sequence ATGTTCGTCGTGATAATGGGTGCTGGAAGGGTCGGTTATCTCGTGGCCAAGATGCTGGAGGAGAGCGGTCACGATGTAACCATAATCGAACAGGATCGGAGGCGGGCTCAAGATCTGTCCCTTGAGATAAACGGGTTAGTGATACAGGGCGACGCAACAGACCCAAAGACCCTTGAGGAGGCAAACATAAAGCAGGCCCACGCCTTTGCTGCTTTAACCGGAAAGGACGATGCCAATATACTCGCCTGCATACTGGCCAAGAACCTCAATCCCAACATCTACACCGCGCTGAGGATAAGCAACCCAAAGAACAAGAGGATCTTCGAGAGGGTCGAAGACCTCAAGAAGTACTTCAACTTTATAATATCCCCCGAAGAGATCGCCGCCGAGTACATCTCACGCAACCTCTCAACTCCGGGCTTCGACAGAGTTCTGTTCCCAAGAGAGGGCGCGGAGATAGTCAGGTTCGAGATAACACCCCAGAGCTGGGTGGCAGGAAAGGCCGTTAGAGAACTCGGCCTCCCCAAGGACGCGCTCATAGTTGCTGTTTACGACAAGAAGGGCAACCTAATGATTCCCTCCGGGGACACCAAACTCCCTGAGGAAGGATCCATCATAATCTTCGCCAAAGCTGGAGTCCTCGACAAGGTAAAGGAGCTATTTGAAAAAACGAAATAA
- a CDS encoding acetate--CoA ligase family protein, with translation MNLDCFFYPESVAVFGSFKKGAIAYEILRNIVEGGFEGKTIPVNPRGGTVEVAGKTFEVREKLDEPVDTAIIAIPAKFVPGLIDEIGPLIKGAVVISAGFSEVGNEELERELIEKAKKHGVRIIGPNCAGIFGVHGKFFGSFEVRVSPGGLALISQSGAFGGAALAMGNDEGIGFSAFVSYGNAADLNESDFLEYFADDENTKVIALYIEGVKDGRRFLKALRYASERKPVIVLKAGKSASGAKAAASHTGSLAGSYEIYRAAFKQTGAIEVEEMEELFDAAKAFEMYSRAGKRVAVITNSGGPGVLATDKLERLGLEIARLSDETVEELRSFLPPQCSVKNPIDLIADADYERYKKTIETVCRDENVDSILVICVPPIFIPSEEIARAVIETDCDKPVIVNFMAGELVRGGVELLERHGIKNFPTPERAARALKWLSMRKKE, from the coding sequence ATGAACCTCGACTGTTTTTTCTATCCAGAAAGTGTTGCGGTGTTCGGTTCGTTCAAGAAAGGAGCTATAGCCTACGAGATTCTCAGGAACATCGTTGAGGGGGGCTTTGAGGGCAAAACAATCCCGGTCAACCCCAGGGGTGGCACCGTTGAGGTCGCAGGGAAGACCTTTGAAGTCCGGGAAAAACTTGACGAGCCGGTTGACACAGCCATAATAGCCATACCAGCGAAGTTCGTTCCAGGTCTCATTGATGAAATCGGCCCGCTCATCAAGGGCGCCGTTGTGATAAGCGCCGGCTTCTCGGAGGTCGGGAACGAGGAGCTTGAGCGCGAGCTGATCGAGAAGGCTAAAAAGCACGGCGTTAGAATCATCGGCCCCAACTGCGCCGGCATCTTCGGCGTCCACGGGAAGTTCTTCGGCTCCTTTGAGGTTCGCGTCAGTCCCGGCGGACTCGCCCTCATCAGCCAGAGCGGTGCCTTCGGCGGTGCGGCCCTTGCGATGGGCAACGACGAGGGCATAGGCTTCTCGGCCTTCGTTTCCTACGGAAACGCCGCGGATTTGAACGAGAGCGACTTCCTTGAGTACTTTGCCGACGACGAGAACACAAAGGTCATAGCGCTCTACATAGAGGGTGTTAAGGACGGCAGGCGCTTTTTGAAGGCTCTCCGCTACGCGAGTGAGAGGAAGCCCGTGATAGTCCTTAAGGCCGGCAAGAGCGCCAGCGGTGCCAAAGCGGCCGCTTCTCACACCGGCTCGCTCGCAGGAAGTTACGAAATCTACCGCGCGGCCTTCAAGCAAACCGGTGCTATAGAGGTCGAGGAGATGGAGGAGCTCTTCGATGCGGCGAAGGCCTTCGAGATGTATTCTAGGGCCGGAAAGCGCGTGGCGGTCATCACAAACTCCGGCGGGCCCGGCGTCCTTGCAACTGACAAGCTCGAAAGGCTGGGTCTTGAGATCGCGAGGCTGAGCGATGAGACTGTCGAGGAGCTCCGCTCCTTCCTCCCGCCCCAGTGCTCCGTCAAGAACCCGATTGACCTCATCGCCGATGCGGACTACGAGCGCTACAAGAAGACGATTGAGACGGTCTGCCGGGACGAGAACGTTGATTCAATTCTGGTGATCTGTGTCCCGCCGATTTTCATTCCGAGCGAGGAGATAGCGAGGGCTGTGATAGAGACCGACTGCGACAAGCCGGTCATCGTCAACTTCATGGCCGGTGAGCTCGTCCGCGGTGGAGTTGAGCTTCTTGAAAGACACGGAATTAAAAACTTCCCCACACCAGAGCGTGCCGCTAGAGCTTTGAAGTGGCTCTCAATGAGGAAAAAGGAGTGA
- a CDS encoding NAD(+) kinase, with protein MRFGVVARRDREAALKLAYRVYDFLKVSGYDVVVDVDTFKNLPEFDEGDVVPLEEFDVDFIIAIGGDGTILRIEHKTKKDLPILGVNMGTLGFLTEVEPHETFFALSRLLEGEYWIDERMKLRTYLNGENSVPDALNEDAILTGIPGKIIHLKYYVDGGLADEIRSDGLIVSTPTGSTGYALSVGGPFVDPRLELFVIAPINPIALGSRPMVVPSYSEIELVALPPERELILTIDGQFYTRISPDTEIKIKKSPRKARFVRFSCEIYPKYPFRIKKRF; from the coding sequence ATGAGATTCGGTGTAGTTGCCAGACGAGATCGAGAGGCCGCCTTAAAGCTGGCTTACAGGGTCTATGACTTTCTGAAAGTGAGCGGCTACGATGTCGTCGTTGATGTGGACACGTTCAAGAACCTTCCGGAGTTCGACGAAGGGGACGTAGTGCCCCTTGAGGAGTTCGACGTCGATTTTATAATCGCCATCGGCGGAGACGGAACCATACTGCGGATCGAGCACAAGACGAAGAAAGACCTCCCGATCCTCGGTGTGAACATGGGCACCCTGGGCTTCCTAACAGAGGTAGAGCCCCATGAAACTTTCTTTGCCTTAAGCCGGCTCCTTGAAGGCGAGTATTGGATAGACGAGAGGATGAAGCTCAGAACGTACCTGAACGGGGAGAACTCAGTCCCCGATGCCCTCAACGAGGACGCCATTCTAACGGGCATCCCGGGCAAGATTATCCACCTCAAATACTACGTGGACGGTGGCCTGGCGGATGAGATAAGATCGGACGGACTGATAGTATCAACCCCCACCGGCTCAACAGGCTATGCGCTTTCGGTGGGCGGTCCCTTTGTCGACCCAAGGCTTGAGCTCTTTGTGATAGCCCCTATAAACCCGATAGCCCTCGGATCCCGGCCGATGGTTGTCCCATCCTACAGCGAGATAGAGCTCGTTGCCCTTCCCCCCGAGAGGGAACTCATACTCACCATAGACGGCCAGTTCTATACCCGCATCAGCCCTGACACAGAGATCAAAATAAAGAAATCGCCGCGGAAGGCCCGTTTTGTCCGCTTCTCCTGCGAGATATATCCAAAATATCCGTTCCGGATCAAGAAGCGGTTTTAG
- a CDS encoding flippase-like domain-containing protein, which translates to MDWKKVLPFVAAVLVIIALVWWAGTEDVVRILKRANVYYLFAALLMYFAGIITWAMRWQVIIEGLGVKVRFRDTLAALFIGLLFNNITPGARGGGEAVRVYYLVKRSKGSYGQLFASVTADRILDLIPVMTMLIFSSIYVYSLGFKELFFLILLLTLMLAGLTGLATVVMVSERRVRKVLYAIFNFLARLVPTRVKKHEEKFHSLVDTNIPHFTVGLRIVVKNRKTFVLSVFYSFVTWTFVVLRNYFIFLSLGCKIGLLAVVTVQMIATTVGIISVIPGGAGIIEAVTSGTYVVLGVTKEMAVTSSILDRIISFWLPLLLGTVMAAHFGLKPKEKA; encoded by the coding sequence ATGGACTGGAAGAAAGTCCTACCGTTCGTAGCAGCTGTCCTCGTCATCATCGCTCTCGTGTGGTGGGCGGGGACCGAAGACGTAGTCCGGATTCTCAAGAGGGCCAACGTGTACTACCTCTTTGCGGCCCTTCTGATGTACTTTGCGGGGATAATCACGTGGGCGATGAGGTGGCAGGTCATAATTGAGGGACTTGGGGTAAAGGTTAGGTTCCGTGACACGCTTGCGGCCCTCTTCATAGGCCTTCTCTTCAACAATATAACACCCGGTGCAAGGGGTGGGGGAGAGGCAGTTCGAGTGTATTATCTGGTAAAACGTTCCAAAGGTAGCTACGGCCAGCTTTTCGCGAGCGTTACCGCGGACAGGATATTGGACTTAATTCCCGTCATGACAATGCTCATTTTCTCTTCAATCTACGTCTACTCGCTGGGCTTCAAGGAGTTGTTTTTCCTGATTCTCCTGCTCACTCTTATGCTGGCTGGGCTGACCGGGCTCGCTACCGTGGTAATGGTCAGCGAACGGAGAGTCAGGAAGGTGCTTTATGCGATATTCAATTTCCTGGCCCGGCTTGTTCCGACCAGGGTAAAAAAGCATGAGGAAAAGTTCCACAGTTTGGTGGACACTAACATTCCCCATTTCACGGTCGGCCTTAGGATAGTCGTGAAAAACAGAAAAACTTTCGTTCTGTCTGTTTTCTATTCCTTTGTAACGTGGACGTTTGTTGTGTTGAGAAACTATTTCATATTCCTGAGCCTTGGCTGTAAGATAGGCCTCCTCGCGGTCGTCACTGTGCAGATGATAGCGACTACCGTCGGGATAATAAGCGTGATCCCCGGGGGTGCGGGAATAATCGAGGCAGTGACTTCTGGAACTTATGTGGTCTTGGGCGTCACGAAGGAAATGGCGGTAACTTCAAGTATACTGGACAGGATAATCTCATTCTGGCTACCCCTTCTGCTTGGGACTGTTATGGCGGCGCATTTTGGCTTGAAACCAAAAGAAAAGGCCTAA